Proteins encoded by one window of Dryocola sp. LX212:
- the treC gene encoding alpha,alpha-phosphotrehalase yields MNTTPPWWQHGVIYQIYPKSFQDTTGNGTGDLIGVIKRLDYLKLLGVDAIWLTPFYVSPQVDNGYDVANYCAIDHTYGTLDDFDLLVAGAHERGIRVILDMVFNHTSTQHAWFHESLNKDSPYREFYIWRDGTPDVLPNNWRSKFGGNAWRWHAESGQYYLHLFAPEQADLNWENPQVRAELKKVCEFWADRGVDGLRLDVINLVSKDQDFPNDIEGGDGRRFYTDGPRIHEYLQELSRDVFVPRELMTVGEMSSTTLDNCQQYAALNANELSMTFNFHHLKVDYPGGQKWTLAEPDFVALKAIFSHWQQGMHNVAWNALFWCNHDQPRIVSRFGDEGELRVPAAKMLAMVLHGMQGTPYIYQGEELGMTNPHFSRIIDYRDVESHNMYAELRAQGRDSDNLLAILASKSRDNSRTPMQWDSGENAGFTTGTPWINLCDNYETINARRAVDDPDSVFYAYQRLIKLRKAQPIFTWGNYQDLLPEHPYLWCYRREWQGQTLVVAANLSRHNQWWQPDAFEGSWEILMSNYAEASGKPGEISLRPYEAVYWLQK; encoded by the coding sequence ATGAATACAACGCCTCCATGGTGGCAGCATGGTGTCATCTACCAGATCTACCCGAAGAGTTTTCAGGACACGACCGGCAACGGAACCGGTGACTTAATTGGCGTGATTAAGCGTCTCGACTACCTCAAGCTGCTGGGCGTGGACGCCATCTGGCTGACGCCGTTTTATGTCTCACCGCAGGTGGACAACGGCTATGATGTGGCGAACTACTGCGCCATCGACCATACCTACGGCACGCTGGATGATTTCGACCTGCTGGTGGCCGGTGCGCACGAGCGCGGCATCCGCGTCATTCTGGATATGGTGTTTAACCATACTTCCACGCAGCACGCCTGGTTCCACGAGTCACTTAACAAGGACAGTCCATACCGCGAATTTTACATCTGGCGCGACGGCACGCCGGACGTGCTGCCGAATAACTGGCGCTCGAAATTTGGCGGTAACGCCTGGCGCTGGCATGCAGAAAGCGGCCAGTACTATCTGCATCTCTTCGCCCCGGAGCAGGCGGATCTGAACTGGGAAAACCCGCAGGTTCGCGCCGAGCTGAAAAAGGTTTGCGAGTTCTGGGCGGACCGTGGCGTTGACGGCCTGCGCCTCGACGTCATCAACCTCGTCTCGAAAGACCAGGATTTCCCGAACGATATCGAAGGGGGCGACGGCCGCCGTTTTTATACCGACGGGCCGCGCATCCACGAGTATTTGCAGGAGCTAAGCCGCGACGTGTTTGTACCTCGCGAGCTGATGACCGTGGGCGAAATGTCCTCCACCACGCTCGATAACTGCCAGCAGTACGCGGCGCTGAACGCCAATGAGCTGTCGATGACGTTCAACTTCCACCACCTGAAAGTGGATTATCCCGGCGGGCAGAAATGGACGCTGGCGGAGCCAGATTTTGTGGCGCTAAAGGCCATTTTCAGCCACTGGCAGCAGGGCATGCACAACGTGGCGTGGAACGCGCTGTTCTGGTGTAACCACGACCAGCCGCGTATCGTTTCCCGCTTTGGGGACGAAGGGGAGCTGCGGGTTCCGGCGGCGAAGATGCTGGCCATGGTGCTGCACGGCATGCAGGGCACGCCGTATATCTATCAGGGAGAAGAGCTGGGGATGACCAACCCCCACTTCAGCCGCATCATTGATTACCGTGACGTTGAAAGCCATAACATGTACGCGGAGCTGCGCGCTCAGGGCCGCGACAGCGACAACCTGCTGGCAATCCTCGCGAGTAAATCCAGGGATAACAGCCGCACGCCAATGCAGTGGGACAGCGGTGAGAACGCAGGCTTCACTACCGGCACGCCGTGGATCAACCTGTGCGATAATTACGAAACGATCAATGCCAGGAGAGCGGTGGACGATCCGGACTCGGTGTTTTATGCCTACCAACGGCTTATAAAACTGCGCAAGGCCCAGCCGATTTTTACCTGGGGTAACTACCAGGATCTGCTGCCGGAACACCCTTATCTGTGGTGCTACCGCCGGGAATGGCAGGGCCAGACGCTGGTGGTCGCGGCAAACCTCAGCCGCCATAACCAGTGGTGGCAGCCGGATGCCTTTGAGGGCAGCTGGGAGATACTGATGAGCAACTATGCTGAAGCCTCAGGCAAGCCTGGAGAGATCAGCCTGCGGCCTTATGAGGCGGTTTACTGGCTGCAGAAGTAA
- a CDS encoding NAD(P)H-dependent oxidoreductase gives MNKILVLAAHRYPDKSRISKAAIEAFTGLADITVHQLTHAYPDFQIDVEREQNLLRNHDTVILLFPFWWYSSPAILKEWQDQVLTYGFAYGSDGKVLHGKKMMVMTSTGGSAQAYTPEGYNQYAVDALLLPFHAMANKTGMLWQPPALVQGMNDATDALIDNGVNYWLERLQELRGM, from the coding sequence ATGAATAAGATCCTGGTCCTGGCGGCGCATCGCTATCCTGATAAATCCCGCATCAGCAAGGCGGCTATCGAGGCATTTACAGGCCTTGCGGACATTACCGTACATCAACTTACCCACGCCTATCCTGATTTCCAGATTGACGTTGAGCGCGAGCAGAACCTGCTGCGCAACCATGACACCGTCATTCTGCTGTTCCCCTTCTGGTGGTACAGCTCTCCGGCCATTCTCAAAGAGTGGCAGGATCAGGTACTGACATACGGGTTTGCCTACGGCAGTGACGGCAAGGTATTGCACGGTAAGAAGATGATGGTGATGACTTCGACGGGCGGCTCCGCGCAGGCCTACACGCCGGAAGGTTATAACCAGTATGCCGTGGACGCGCTGCTGCTGCCTTTCCATGCCATGGCAAATAAGACAGGCATGCTGTGGCAGCCGCCCGCGCTGGTGCAGGGCATGAACGACGCCACCGATGCGCTGATTGATAACGGCGTGAACTACTGGCTGGAAAGGCTACAGGAACTGCGTGGGATGTGA
- a CDS encoding LysR family transcriptional regulator, which produces MSLPQDVHRLLPAFLAAADCQSFSAAARQLGVTPAAVSKSVRQLEQRLGMSLFGRNTHFVVLTEEGAALREQIAPLWHALNQALINPEAEPAGLLRVSVIPGFGRHALLPELAEFQRRYPKVRFELSMDARSVNLIGERIDVAIGQKNLRENRVVARELRPMRMIMAASPDYLARQEMPKKPDDLAQHRCLVHRNPGNGRLQQWFNDENLIDEQSAWFITTMPDALLDAALSGMGIVYLADWYLTRPVQEGKLIPLLADFHPAPQTLWVKYPGGRLTPRTRVFVDYLREKFSA; this is translated from the coding sequence ATGTCGCTCCCGCAAGATGTTCATCGCCTGCTTCCCGCCTTTCTGGCCGCCGCCGACTGCCAGAGCTTTTCCGCCGCCGCGCGTCAGTTAGGCGTCACGCCTGCGGCGGTAAGTAAAAGCGTGCGTCAGCTGGAGCAGCGCCTCGGCATGAGCCTGTTCGGACGGAACACGCATTTCGTCGTACTGACCGAAGAAGGCGCGGCTTTGCGCGAACAGATCGCCCCGCTGTGGCATGCCCTGAACCAGGCGCTGATCAATCCGGAAGCGGAACCTGCGGGGCTTTTACGCGTTAGCGTCATCCCAGGATTTGGCCGTCACGCTTTGCTGCCGGAACTGGCTGAATTTCAGCGGCGCTACCCGAAAGTACGCTTTGAACTTTCTATGGATGCCCGGAGCGTAAACCTTATTGGTGAGCGTATCGATGTCGCAATAGGGCAAAAAAATCTGAGAGAGAATCGGGTAGTTGCACGTGAACTTCGCCCAATGCGCATGATTATGGCGGCATCGCCGGATTATCTCGCCAGGCAAGAAATGCCGAAAAAACCTGATGATTTAGCGCAGCATCGCTGTCTCGTTCACCGTAATCCCGGCAATGGCCGCCTGCAGCAATGGTTCAACGACGAGAACCTGATCGACGAGCAGTCGGCGTGGTTTATCACTACCATGCCAGATGCCCTGCTTGATGCGGCCCTGAGCGGCATGGGCATCGTCTATCTTGCCGACTGGTATCTCACCCGCCCCGTGCAGGAAGGGAAATTAATTCCCCTGCTGGCTGATTTTCACCCCGCACCGCAGACGCTGTGGGTCAAATATCCGGGCGGCCGCCTGACTCCGCGAACCCGCGTGTTTGTCGACTATTTACGCGAAAAATTCAGCGCTTAA
- the nrdD gene encoding anaerobic ribonucleoside-triphosphate reductase, which produces MTPHVMKRDGCKVPFTSERIKEAILRAAKAAGVDDADYCATVADIVSAQMEGRSQVDIGEIQTAVENQLMAGSYKQLARAYIEYRHDRDLEREKRGRLNQEIRGLVEQTNSALLNENANKDSKVIPTQRDLLAGIVAKHYAKQHLLPRDVVLAHERGDIHYHDLDYSPFFPMFNCMLIDLKGMLTHGFKMGNAEIEPPKSISTATAVTAQIIAQVASHIYGGTTINRIDEVLAPFVTESFKKHRKTAEEWQIPDAEGYALSRTEKECYDAFQSLEYEVNTLHTANGQTPFVTFGFGLGTSWESRLIQTSILRNRIAGLGKNRKTAVFPKLVFAIKDGLNHKAGDANYDIKQLALECASKRMYPDILNYDQVVKVTGSFKTPMGCRSFLGVYEENGEQIHDGRNNIGVISLNLPRIALEAKGDEAAFWKLLDSRLELAHKALMTRIARLEGVKARVAPILYMEGACGVRLKAEDNVAEIFKNGRASISLGYIGIHETVNALFGNQHVYDSEALREKAVAIVARLRQATDTWKEESGYGFSLYSTPSENLCDRFCRLDTAEFGVVPGVTDKGYYTNSFHLDVEKKVNPYDKIDFEAPYPPLANGGFICYGEYPNIQHNLQALEDVWDYSYKHVPYYGTNTPIDECYECGFTGEFECTSKGFTCPKCGNHDAARVSVTRRVCGYLGSPDARPFNAGKQEEVKRRVKHLGNGQIG; this is translated from the coding sequence ATGACACCGCATGTGATGAAAAGAGACGGGTGCAAAGTACCTTTCACTTCAGAGCGCATTAAAGAAGCCATTCTTCGTGCAGCTAAAGCAGCGGGAGTCGATGACGCAGACTATTGTGCCACCGTCGCAGATATCGTAAGCGCACAGATGGAAGGCCGCAGCCAGGTGGATATCGGCGAGATTCAGACAGCCGTAGAAAACCAGCTGATGGCGGGTAGCTACAAGCAGCTGGCCCGTGCCTATATCGAGTATCGCCATGACCGCGATCTTGAACGTGAAAAACGTGGCCGGTTAAACCAGGAGATCCGCGGCCTGGTCGAACAAACCAACTCCGCCCTGCTCAACGAAAACGCGAATAAAGACAGCAAGGTGATCCCAACCCAGCGCGATCTGCTGGCGGGCATTGTTGCCAAGCATTATGCCAAGCAGCACCTGCTGCCGCGCGACGTGGTGCTGGCGCACGAGCGTGGTGACATCCACTATCACGATCTGGACTACTCTCCGTTCTTCCCGATGTTTAACTGCATGCTTATAGACCTGAAAGGCATGCTGACCCACGGCTTTAAGATGGGCAACGCGGAAATTGAACCGCCAAAGTCCATTTCTACCGCCACGGCGGTCACCGCACAGATCATCGCCCAGGTTGCCAGCCATATTTACGGCGGCACCACGATTAACCGCATTGATGAAGTCCTGGCTCCGTTTGTGACCGAAAGCTTCAAAAAACATCGCAAAACTGCCGAAGAGTGGCAGATCCCGGACGCCGAAGGCTACGCCCTCTCCCGTACCGAGAAAGAGTGCTACGACGCCTTCCAGTCGCTGGAATATGAAGTCAATACGCTGCACACTGCCAACGGTCAGACGCCGTTCGTCACCTTCGGTTTTGGCCTGGGAACGAGCTGGGAATCCCGTTTGATTCAGACTTCTATTCTGCGCAACCGCATTGCGGGGCTGGGTAAAAATCGTAAGACAGCCGTCTTCCCGAAGCTGGTGTTTGCCATTAAAGACGGCCTGAACCATAAGGCCGGCGACGCGAACTACGACATTAAACAGCTGGCACTAGAGTGCGCCAGCAAGCGCATGTATCCGGACATCCTGAATTACGATCAGGTAGTCAAAGTAACCGGCTCGTTCAAAACCCCGATGGGCTGCCGCAGCTTCCTGGGCGTGTATGAAGAGAACGGCGAGCAGATCCACGATGGCCGTAACAACATCGGCGTGATCAGCCTGAACCTGCCGCGCATCGCGCTGGAAGCCAAAGGCGACGAAGCCGCGTTCTGGAAATTGCTCGACAGCCGTCTGGAGCTGGCCCACAAAGCGCTGATGACCCGCATCGCCCGCCTGGAAGGGGTGAAGGCCCGCGTGGCGCCAATTTTGTATATGGAAGGTGCCTGCGGTGTGCGTCTGAAAGCGGAAGATAACGTGGCTGAAATCTTCAAAAACGGTCGTGCCTCTATTTCCCTGGGTTATATCGGCATTCACGAAACGGTCAACGCGCTGTTTGGCAACCAGCACGTTTACGACAGCGAAGCTCTGCGCGAGAAAGCCGTGGCGATTGTTGCCCGCCTGCGTCAGGCAACGGACACCTGGAAAGAGGAATCCGGCTATGGCTTCAGCCTCTACAGCACGCCAAGTGAAAACCTGTGCGACCGCTTCTGCCGTCTGGATACCGCCGAGTTTGGCGTAGTGCCTGGCGTCACCGATAAAGGCTATTACACCAACAGTTTCCACCTCGACGTTGAGAAGAAAGTTAACCCGTACGACAAAATTGACTTTGAGGCTCCGTACCCGCCGCTGGCGAACGGTGGCTTCATCTGTTACGGCGAATACCCGAACATCCAGCACAACCTGCAAGCGCTGGAAGACGTCTGGGATTACAGCTACAAACACGTTCCGTATTACGGCACCAACACGCCAATCGACGAGTGCTACGAGTGCGGCTTCACCGGCGAGTTCGAATGCACCAGCAAGGGCTTCACCTGTCCGAAATGCGGTAACCACGATGCGGCTCGCGTCTCCGTTACCCGTCGCGTTTGCGGCTATCTGGGCAGCCCGGACGCCCGTCCGTTCAACGCCGGCAAGCAGGAAGAAGTGAAGCGCCGCGTCAAGCACCTTGGCAACGGGCAGATCGGCTAA
- the nrdG gene encoding anaerobic ribonucleoside-triphosphate reductase-activating protein, with protein sequence MNMHQYYPVDIVNGPGTRCTLFVSGCVHECAGCYNKSTWRVNSGMPFTPAMEDQIISDLNDTRVRRQGLSLSGGDPLHPQNVPDILKLVQRVRAECPGKDIWMWTGYKLDELTESQRDVVELINVLVDGKFVQDLKDPALIWRGSSNQVVHHLR encoded by the coding sequence GTGAACATGCATCAGTATTACCCGGTCGATATCGTTAACGGGCCGGGTACCCGCTGCACGCTCTTCGTCTCCGGCTGCGTGCATGAATGCGCCGGCTGCTATAACAAAAGCACCTGGCGGGTGAATTCTGGCATGCCGTTCACCCCGGCGATGGAAGATCAGATCATAAGCGATCTGAACGATACCCGTGTGCGCCGCCAGGGCCTGTCGCTTTCGGGCGGCGACCCGCTGCATCCGCAAAACGTGCCGGATATTCTGAAGCTGGTCCAGCGCGTGCGGGCAGAATGCCCGGGCAAGGATATCTGGATGTGGACGGGCTATAAGCTGGATGAGCTGACGGAGAGCCAGCGGGACGTGGTCGAACTCATCAACGTGCTGGTCGACGGCAAGTTTGTACAGGATTTGAAAGACCCGGCGCTAATCTGGCGGGGCAGCAGTAACCAGGTCGTTCATCATTTACGATAA
- a CDS encoding permease — protein sequence MQTQTSPRVSEPSFAWWKPALFFLVVIVGLWIVKWQPYYGKAFTAADTHSIGKSIIAQPEANPLKAAWDYAMVYFLAVWKAAVLGVLLGSLIQVLIPRDWLLRTLGKPRFSGTLFGTLFSLPGMMCTCCAAPVAAGMRRQSVSMGGALAFWLGNPLLNPATLVFMGFVLGWHFALIRLAAGIVTVLGVATIVQYWVKDKPQAVEIPQPTVSRLPEGNFIQRWMKALWSLFWSTIPVYIIAVLVLGAARVWLFPHADGAVSNTLFWVIAMAIAGCLFVIPTAAEIPIIQTMMLAGMGTAPALALLITLPAVSLPSLVMLHKAFPAKALWLTGGLVALSGVIVGTLALL from the coding sequence ATGCAAACTCAAACTTCACCCCGGGTGAGCGAGCCTTCGTTCGCCTGGTGGAAACCAGCGCTGTTCTTCCTCGTTGTGATTGTCGGGCTGTGGATAGTTAAATGGCAGCCGTACTACGGCAAAGCCTTTACCGCCGCCGACACGCACAGTATTGGTAAATCGATTATCGCCCAGCCGGAGGCGAACCCGCTGAAAGCGGCCTGGGACTACGCGATGGTTTATTTCCTCGCGGTCTGGAAGGCGGCGGTGCTCGGCGTGCTTTTAGGTTCGCTGATTCAGGTTTTAATCCCCCGGGACTGGCTCCTGCGCACGCTCGGCAAGCCGCGTTTTAGCGGCACGCTGTTCGGCACGCTTTTTTCATTGCCTGGCATGATGTGTACCTGCTGTGCGGCGCCCGTTGCCGCTGGCATGCGTCGTCAGTCGGTGTCGATGGGCGGCGCGCTGGCGTTCTGGCTGGGGAACCCGCTGCTTAATCCCGCCACGCTGGTGTTTATGGGATTTGTACTGGGCTGGCATTTCGCGCTGATTCGGCTGGCGGCGGGTATTGTCACGGTTCTGGGGGTAGCGACCATCGTGCAGTATTGGGTTAAGGATAAGCCGCAGGCCGTGGAGATCCCCCAACCGACTGTTTCGCGACTGCCAGAGGGGAACTTTATCCAGCGCTGGATGAAAGCGCTGTGGAGCCTGTTCTGGAGTACGATCCCGGTTTACATCATCGCGGTTCTGGTGCTGGGTGCGGCGCGAGTCTGGCTCTTCCCGCACGCGGATGGCGCGGTGAGCAATACGCTGTTCTGGGTGATTGCGATGGCGATTGCGGGCTGCCTGTTCGTTATCCCGACCGCCGCCGAAATTCCGATTATTCAGACCATGATGCTGGCCGGCATGGGCACTGCTCCGGCGCTGGCCCTGCTGATAACCTTGCCAGCCGTCAGCCTGCCGTCGCTGGTGATGCTGCATAAGGCGTTTCCGGCAAAAGCCTTATGGCTTACCGGTGGGCTGGTGGCGCTGAGTGGGGTGATAGTAGGAACGCTGGCGCTGCTGTAG
- a CDS encoding NAD(P)H-binding protein, producing the protein MSRVLITGATGLVGGHLLRLLNDDPKITHITAATRRPLAAEMAKVSNPHDPQLSDALVQITEPVDIVFCCLGTTMREAGSKEAFVLADYTLVVDTGITGQRLGARHMLVVSSIGANSSSPFFYNRVKGKMEEALIDQQWPRLTIARPSMLLGHRESQRFNESLFAPLFKIMPGKWKSIQARDVARAMLQEAVAPTHEGTAVLDSRALRKIAGDAGDR; encoded by the coding sequence ATGAGCCGAGTACTGATTACCGGGGCCACTGGCCTGGTGGGTGGGCACCTGCTACGCCTGCTGAACGACGACCCGAAAATCACCCATATCACCGCCGCGACGCGCCGACCGCTGGCCGCCGAAATGGCAAAAGTCTCGAATCCCCACGACCCGCAGCTGAGCGACGCGCTGGTGCAGATTACCGAGCCGGTGGATATCGTTTTCTGCTGCCTGGGGACGACGATGCGTGAGGCGGGTAGCAAAGAGGCATTTGTGCTGGCGGACTATACGCTGGTGGTGGACACCGGCATTACGGGGCAGCGGCTGGGGGCGAGGCATATGCTGGTGGTCAGTTCGATAGGCGCTAACAGCAGCTCACCGTTTTTCTACAATCGGGTAAAAGGGAAGATGGAGGAGGCGCTGATTGACCAGCAGTGGCCGCGGCTGACCATTGCGCGCCCGTCCATGCTGCTTGGGCATCGGGAATCACAGCGGTTTAACGAGTCGCTGTTTGCTCCGCTGTTTAAAATCATGCCCGGTAAATGGAAATCCATCCAGGCCAGAGACGTGGCGCGGGCGATGCTGCAGGAAGCCGTTGCTCCCACCCATGAAGGTACTGCGGTTCTGGATTCCAGGGCGTTAAGGAAAATTGCCGGGGATGCTGGCGACAGGTAA
- a CDS encoding type 1 glutamine amidotransferase domain-containing protein codes for MSKKIAVLITDEFEDSEFTSPAEEFRKAGHEVITIEKQAGKTVTGKQGEAKVKIDKAIDEVRPADFDALLLPGGHSPDSLRGDERFVTFTRDFMNSGKPVFAICHGPQLLISADVVRGRKLTAVKPIVIDVKNAGADFYDKEVVVDKDQLVTSRTPEDLPAFNREALRLLGR; via the coding sequence ATGAGCAAGAAGATTGCGGTCCTGATCACCGACGAATTTGAGGATTCAGAATTTACTTCACCCGCAGAAGAGTTTCGCAAAGCGGGCCATGAGGTTATCACTATTGAGAAGCAGGCCGGAAAAACAGTTACCGGCAAGCAGGGAGAAGCGAAAGTTAAAATCGACAAGGCCATTGATGAGGTCCGCCCGGCAGATTTCGACGCGCTTTTACTTCCTGGCGGGCATTCCCCGGACAGCCTGCGGGGCGACGAACGCTTCGTGACCTTCACCCGTGACTTCATGAACAGCGGCAAGCCGGTCTTTGCTATTTGCCACGGCCCGCAGCTGCTGATCAGCGCCGATGTGGTGCGCGGGCGCAAACTAACCGCGGTGAAGCCTATAGTGATTGACGTGAAAAACGCAGGCGCGGACTTCTATGACAAAGAAGTCGTGGTTGATAAAGACCAGCTTGTCACCAGCCGTACGCCGGAAGATTTACCGGCCTTTAACCGCGAAGCGCTGCGTCTGTTAGGCCGCTAG
- a CDS encoding YhbP family protein produces the protein METLDAISRWLNKQHVLSYCVGGNDDLWCANAFYYYDAQRVAFYLLSETSTRHGGLIGAGSNVAGTINGQPRSVALIRGVQFRGRIKMMEESEGATVRTLYCKKFPVARVMTAPVWEIRLDELKMTDNTLGFGKKLHWLREN, from the coding sequence ATGGAAACACTTGATGCCATCAGCCGCTGGCTGAACAAACAGCACGTGCTTAGCTACTGCGTTGGCGGTAACGACGATTTATGGTGTGCTAACGCTTTTTATTACTATGATGCACAGCGCGTGGCCTTCTATCTGCTCAGCGAAACCTCTACGCGCCATGGCGGGCTAATTGGAGCGGGATCAAATGTTGCGGGCACCATCAACGGGCAGCCCAGAAGCGTCGCGCTGATTCGTGGCGTTCAGTTTCGTGGCCGAATCAAAATGATGGAAGAAAGCGAAGGCGCGACCGTGCGGACGCTCTACTGTAAAAAATTCCCGGTCGCGAGAGTGATGACCGCTCCCGTCTGGGAGATCCGGCTCGACGAGCTGAAAATGACGGACAACACTCTCGGCTTTGGTAAAAAGCTGCACTGGCTGCGGGAAAACTAG
- a CDS encoding GIY-YIG nuclease family protein, with product MSTWYLYLVRTPDNRLYTGITTDVDRRFLQHQSGKGAKALRGKGELKLAFSHLVGDRSAALRLEYRIKQLTKAQKERLVSGGLAFEDLLAGLADPHPPL from the coding sequence ATGTCCACCTGGTATCTCTATTTAGTCCGCACCCCCGATAACCGCCTCTACACCGGGATAACCACCGATGTAGATCGCCGTTTCTTGCAGCATCAATCCGGAAAAGGCGCCAAGGCCCTGCGGGGAAAAGGCGAGCTGAAGCTGGCGTTTAGTCACCTGGTGGGCGACCGTTCTGCGGCGCTGCGTCTGGAATACCGCATCAAGCAGCTGACCAAAGCGCAAAAAGAGAGGCTGGTGAGCGGCGGCCTGGCTTTTGAAGACCTGCTGGCAGGCCTGGCGGATCCTCACCCTCCCCTATAG
- a CDS encoding GNAT family N-acetyltransferase, whose protein sequence is MLIRVEIPIDAPGIDALLRRTFNGNGEADLVKDLREDGQLTLGLVATDDEGQVVGYVAFSPVAVEGEELQWVGLAPLAVDEAYRGQGLAKQLVYEGLDSLNEFGYAAVVTLGEPALYGRLGFVPATQHGLRCAWPETEAYFQIRPLADDALNGVSGLVEYHDHFNREF, encoded by the coding sequence ATGCTAATTCGTGTAGAAATACCCATTGATGCGCCAGGCATCGACGCACTGCTGCGCCGCACGTTCAACGGTAACGGTGAGGCGGATCTGGTGAAAGATTTACGGGAAGATGGCCAGCTGACGCTGGGGCTGGTCGCCACCGACGATGAAGGTCAGGTGGTGGGCTATGTGGCCTTCAGCCCGGTTGCCGTAGAGGGTGAAGAGCTGCAGTGGGTGGGGCTTGCGCCGCTTGCCGTGGATGAAGCCTATCGCGGCCAGGGGCTGGCTAAGCAGCTGGTCTATGAGGGGCTGGATTCGCTCAACGAGTTTGGCTACGCCGCCGTTGTCACCCTGGGCGAGCCCGCGCTGTACGGGCGACTGGGCTTTGTACCAGCCACACAGCACGGCTTGCGCTGTGCCTGGCCGGAAACAGAAGCGTATTTCCAGATCCGCCCGCTGGCAGACGATGCGCTTAACGGCGTCAGCGGTCTGGTGGAGTATCACGACCATTTCAATCGCGAATTCTAA
- a CDS encoding SCP2 domain-containing protein produces the protein MLDKLRSRLVQVGPSLLRTPVKLTPFALKRQVLEQVLGWQFRQALEDGELEFLDGRWLSIEVRDLGLKWFTSVQDKKLVVREEAPVDVSFSATANDLLLVAARKQDPDTLFFQRRLVIEGDTELGLYVKNLMDAIELDAMPKPLRVLLLQLADFVEAGLQHKPVPDSNSVGEPC, from the coding sequence GTGTTGGATAAACTGCGTTCTCGTCTGGTACAGGTCGGCCCCTCTTTATTACGTACGCCGGTCAAACTGACGCCTTTTGCCCTGAAGCGTCAGGTGCTGGAGCAGGTGCTGGGCTGGCAGTTTCGTCAGGCGCTGGAGGACGGCGAGCTTGAGTTTCTGGACGGGCGCTGGCTGAGCATTGAAGTGCGCGATCTTGGTCTAAAATGGTTTACCTCCGTCCAGGACAAGAAGCTGGTTGTCCGCGAGGAAGCCCCGGTGGATGTTAGCTTTAGCGCGACGGCTAACGATCTGCTTTTGGTTGCCGCACGCAAACAGGACCCGGATACGTTATTCTTCCAGCGTCGTCTGGTTATTGAAGGCGATACGGAACTCGGTCTGTACGTAAAGAACCTGATGGATGCCATTGAGCTGGACGCGATGCCAAAACCTTTACGCGTTCTGCTGCTGCAACTGGCAGATTTCGTCGAAGCGGGCCTGCAGCACAAGCCCGTTCCAGACAGTAACTCGGTAGGTGAGCCATGCTAA